From Selenomonas ruminantium AC2024, a single genomic window includes:
- a CDS encoding glycosyltransferase: MRKKIALVNHRFGSEIASGSEMLCFLLAHRLMSFCDVRVLTTCAIDDNTWENYYPEGTQKVEGIDVIRFPVVQKRDWGPYDELDRYIRCEEHLMEEEVHWVMSQGPYAPDLFDYLHMHYAEYDAIIFMTYLYYTSALCILGLPNAIFMPTAHDEKALKLPFYQYTFLAAKGYIFNTEEEKNLLEERFPFIREKPGFVGAFGIECNDFLPKSVDVTQPYILYAGRINASKSCDELVSFFIKYKTQHPSDLKLVLIGKKDMVLPKREDIDYRGFVDEVEKMKLMRGALFLSTASRFESLSIVALEALSVNTPILVSSACPVLKGHVVRSRSGYAYASYEEFAQALEDSMSGNRAYQYCCQYGPDYVRDNYSWEKVVKNTLMLVDKIDFQRKIEDRVELDSVYDKTICRRDIRPAFDRCDAVVVLASDNNYAPLVGVCLQSILDTSEKECNYDIIVLSDHISKVNKMQLLGMVSSMDNFSLRFCDVADRLDKWNFSFTNEQLSRGTFMRLLIPKLFGAYEKLIYLDCDTVVKENIAKLYAEDIKGYMFGAIRDSHINVVWMFRESVKKHLLENVKVSNPKDYFNAGVLLINIKKLTVDYTSEKLLEIAVSRRWMWEDQDVLNKISVGKVKFLSPQWDVFVLRSQELMHLMKQDLDYCRAVKNPFIIHYAGGTLPIKCLGEEYAADFWRVARKTPFYEILINRMPVVNSQGSGVVLGRNTRKAIWNKRYLLLEYIKEYGFVKTMRMVLVLPKALIFASKGTRYDYVKKNVNAIRYR, translated from the coding sequence ATGCGAAAAAAAATTGCATTGGTAAATCATCGCTTTGGCAGTGAGATTGCTAGTGGTTCGGAAATGCTCTGCTTTTTATTGGCACATAGATTGATGAGTTTTTGTGATGTAAGGGTGTTAACAACTTGTGCAATAGATGATAATACTTGGGAAAATTATTATCCGGAGGGTACGCAGAAGGTAGAAGGGATAGATGTAATTAGGTTTCCTGTAGTGCAAAAACGTGACTGGGGGCCATATGATGAACTTGATAGATATATAAGATGTGAGGAACATCTTATGGAAGAAGAGGTACATTGGGTAATGTCACAGGGACCATACGCCCCCGATTTATTTGATTATCTACATATGCATTATGCAGAGTATGATGCAATCATTTTTATGACTTATTTATATTACACTAGTGCTTTATGTATACTTGGTTTGCCTAATGCTATTTTTATGCCTACCGCACATGATGAGAAGGCATTGAAATTGCCATTTTATCAGTATACATTTTTAGCTGCAAAGGGCTATATTTTTAACACTGAAGAGGAAAAGAATCTTTTAGAAGAAAGATTTCCTTTCATAAGGGAGAAACCAGGCTTTGTAGGAGCTTTTGGCATTGAGTGCAATGATTTCCTGCCCAAGTCTGTTGATGTAACACAGCCTTATATACTGTATGCTGGAAGGATAAATGCTTCAAAGAGTTGTGATGAGTTGGTATCTTTTTTTATAAAATACAAGACGCAACATCCATCTGATTTAAAACTTGTTCTAATTGGGAAAAAGGATATGGTATTACCGAAAAGAGAAGATATTGATTACAGAGGATTTGTGGATGAAGTTGAAAAGATGAAACTAATGAGGGGGGCGCTTTTTCTGTCCACAGCATCTAGATTTGAGAGTTTGTCTATAGTTGCACTTGAAGCATTATCGGTTAATACTCCAATTTTGGTGAGTAGTGCTTGCCCGGTATTGAAAGGTCATGTAGTTAGGAGTCGTTCAGGTTATGCTTATGCTTCTTATGAAGAATTTGCTCAAGCTTTGGAGGATTCTATGAGTGGAAACAGGGCTTATCAGTATTGTTGCCAATATGGTCCAGACTATGTGAGAGATAATTACTCATGGGAGAAAGTTGTAAAAAATACTCTTATGCTAGTGGATAAAATCGACTTTCAGAGAAAAATAGAAGATAGAGTAGAATTAGATTCCGTATATGATAAAACAATTTGTAGACGAGATATTAGGCCAGCTTTTGATAGATGTGATGCAGTAGTGGTTCTGGCTAGTGATAATAACTATGCTCCTTTAGTTGGTGTTTGCTTGCAATCCATATTGGATACATCTGAAAAAGAGTGTAATTATGATATTATTGTGCTTTCAGATCATATCAGCAAGGTAAATAAAATGCAGTTGCTTGGTATGGTGTCTAGTATGGATAACTTTTCTCTACGTTTTTGTGATGTGGCTGATCGGTTGGATAAATGGAATTTTAGTTTCACAAATGAGCAGTTGTCACGTGGTACTTTTATGCGATTGCTGATTCCAAAACTTTTTGGTGCTTATGAAAAACTAATCTATCTTGATTGTGATACGGTAGTGAAAGAAAATATTGCTAAGCTTTATGCAGAAGATATTAAAGGTTACATGTTTGGTGCGATTCGAGATAGTCATATCAATGTTGTGTGGATGTTTAGGGAAAGTGTAAAAAAACACTTATTAGAGAATGTAAAAGTTTCCAATCCAAAGGACTATTTCAACGCAGGGGTGTTATTAATTAATATTAAAAAGCTTACGGTTGATTATACCTCGGAAAAACTTTTGGAAATAGCAGTATCTCGTAGATGGATGTGGGAAGATCAAGATGTCTTAAATAAAATTTCAGTAGGGAAGGTTAAATTTTTGTCTCCACAGTGGGATGTATTTGTGCTTAGATCACAAGAACTAATGCATCTAATGAAACAGGATTTGGATTATTGCCGTGCTGTAAAGAATCCCTTTATTATACATTATGCAGGGGGAACTTTGCCAATAAAATGTTTGGGTGAGGAATATGCTGCTGATTTTTGGCGTGTAGCTAGGAAGACACCTTTTTATGAGATTTTGATCAATAGAATGCCTGTAGTAAATAGTCAGGGAAGTGGAGTGGTTTTAGGACGGAATACTCGTAAGGCAATATGGAATAAGCGTTACTTATTGCTGGAATATATCAAAGAATATGGCTTTGTAAAGACTATGCGTATGGTGCTGGTTTTGCCGAAGGCACTCATTTTTGCATCTAAGGGGACTAGGTATGATTATGTAAAGAAAAATGTGAATGCAATCAGATACAGATAA
- the galU gene encoding UTP--glucose-1-phosphate uridylyltransferase GalU, whose translation MEIKKVRKAVIPAAGYGTRFLPATKATPKEMLPIVDKPTIQYIVEEALESGVEEILLITGHSKRAIEDHFDSSPALEMELERKHKNDLLQLVRETADINIHYIRQKKMLGLGDAILCAKSFIGNEPFAVLLGDDVVYNPERSALRQLIDIYERYEGTVLGCQIVPEDKVSSYGIVAGNPVGDTGLLKVRNMIEKPEPEDAPSRMAVLGRYIIEPDIFEILEQTKPGIGNEIQLTDALFELAKHKDVYAFAFEGKRYDVGNKLGFLQATVEYALRRSDIGPNFMEYLKEVIKGNGRLDKI comes from the coding sequence TTGGAGATAAAGAAGGTTCGAAAAGCTGTTATTCCTGCGGCGGGGTATGGTACACGCTTTTTGCCAGCTACGAAAGCAACACCAAAGGAAATGCTGCCAATTGTGGACAAACCAACGATTCAGTATATCGTTGAAGAAGCATTGGAAAGCGGTGTAGAAGAAATACTTTTGATTACAGGTCATTCTAAACGCGCAATCGAAGACCATTTTGATTCTTCTCCAGCTTTGGAAATGGAGCTGGAGAGAAAACATAAGAATGATTTGTTGCAGCTTGTACGGGAAACTGCGGATATCAATATTCATTATATCCGCCAGAAAAAAATGCTGGGCTTGGGGGATGCTATCCTTTGTGCTAAATCGTTCATAGGAAATGAGCCTTTTGCGGTGTTGCTTGGAGATGATGTTGTATATAATCCAGAACGGTCGGCACTACGTCAATTAATTGACATATATGAACGATATGAAGGTACAGTACTAGGATGTCAGATAGTGCCTGAAGATAAGGTATCATCATATGGAATTGTGGCAGGAAATCCGGTAGGGGATACTGGTTTATTGAAAGTTCGTAATATGATTGAAAAACCTGAGCCTGAGGACGCGCCAAGTCGTATGGCTGTATTGGGGCGTTATATTATTGAGCCAGATATTTTTGAGATATTGGAGCAAACGAAGCCGGGAATAGGAAATGAGATTCAACTTACAGATGCATTGTTTGAACTGGCAAAACATAAAGATGTATATGCATTTGCATTTGAAGGAAAAAGATATGATGTGGGGAATAAATTGGGCTTTCTGCAAGCTACAGTAGAATATGCTCTTCGTCGGTCTGATATTGGCCCTAATTTCATGGAGTATTTAAAGGAAGTAATCAAGGGAAACGGTCGTCTGGATAAGATATAG
- the gmd gene encoding GDP-mannose 4,6-dehydratase, whose amino-acid sequence MKKNALITGITGQDGGYLAKLLLGKGYKVYGLLARRATKTDWRLKYLGVDDKVELIEGDLTDVTSIIRALNIAQPDEFYNLGAQSFVGTSWSQPQLTAQSTGVGALNCLEAIRIVNPKIKFYQASTSEMFGGMPEYPLQSEKTPFHPRSPYGVSKLFAHWMTINYRESFDIFACCGILFNHESPLRGIEFVTRKVTDAVARIKLGVQDDLHLGNIDAKRDWGYAGDYVEAMWRMLQQEQPDTYVVATGRTTTVRDMCKIAFEHVGLDYEKYVVIDPKFYRPAEVDLLLGDPKKAQEKLGWTAKTSLEELIHMMVDADLKRVQDELKVKA is encoded by the coding sequence ATGAAGAAAAATGCATTGATTACGGGAATTACTGGTCAAGATGGGGGATATCTTGCCAAATTGCTTTTGGGTAAGGGATATAAGGTTTATGGCTTGTTGGCTCGCCGTGCAACAAAAACCGATTGGCGCCTTAAATATCTTGGTGTTGATGATAAGGTCGAACTTATCGAAGGAGACCTTACAGATGTGACCTCGATTATTCGCGCACTGAACATTGCTCAGCCGGATGAATTCTACAACCTTGGGGCGCAGAGCTTCGTTGGTACTTCATGGAGTCAGCCGCAGCTGACGGCACAGAGCACCGGCGTGGGGGCTTTGAACTGCCTTGAAGCTATCCGTATTGTAAATCCGAAGATTAAGTTCTATCAGGCATCTACTTCGGAAATGTTCGGCGGTATGCCGGAATATCCGTTGCAGTCGGAGAAAACGCCGTTCCATCCGCGCAGCCCATATGGCGTATCAAAGCTGTTTGCTCACTGGATGACCATAAATTATCGTGAAAGTTTCGATATCTTTGCTTGTTGTGGCATTCTCTTTAATCACGAATCGCCGCTCCGTGGCATTGAGTTCGTAACGCGCAAAGTTACGGATGCTGTGGCGCGTATCAAATTGGGCGTTCAAGACGATTTGCACTTGGGCAATATTGACGCTAAGCGTGACTGGGGCTATGCCGGTGACTATGTAGAAGCTATGTGGCGGATGCTTCAGCAGGAACAGCCGGATACCTACGTTGTCGCAACTGGACGCACGACCACAGTGCGTGATATGTGCAAAATTGCTTTCGAACATGTAGGTCTTGACTATGAGAAATATGTGGTTATCGATCCGAAATTCTATCGCCCGGCAGAAGTTGACCTGCTCCTTGGCGACCCGAAAAAAGCTCAGGAAAAACTCGGCTGGACGGCCAAGACCAGCTTGGAAGAGCTTATCCATATGATGGTAGATGCTGACCTTAAGCGTGTACAGGATGAATTGAAGGTGAAGGCATGA
- a CDS encoding IS256 family transposase, with protein MARRKNRGNEKGQAIAKLIMEQYQPQNKEEMQDAIKDVFGPMLEAMLQGEMDNHLGYTSNDHGSKDTDNRRNGYIDKTVRSSFGEIPVSVPRDRDGSFEPQAIPKRSKDITGIEDKVLSMYGRGMSQRDISSTIEDIYGFSLSAESISNITDRVLEEAEVWQNRPLKPFYPFIFVDCLYVPIRQEYETKNCAIYVILGYDLDGIKDILGLWISDTEGKHNWMQIFDEIKTRGVEDVAFISMDGVSGLEEGAKAIFPQVVVQRCIVHLIRNSIKYIPSKDYKGFTAQLKKIYGAVNLKAAIAEFDRFKDAWKHYPGAVAVWERNWIHVEQLFNYGSAVRRVMYTTNAIESVNSSFRKVTRKGAFPHENAVRKILYLRILELYKKWQGHPIMRWSMVRNQLAIDGKIQERMLKYEQF; from the coding sequence ATGGCAAGACGAAAAAACAGAGGCAATGAAAAAGGACAGGCTATCGCCAAACTTATCATGGAGCAATATCAACCCCAGAATAAGGAGGAAATGCAGGATGCTATAAAAGATGTATTTGGCCCCATGCTGGAAGCTATGTTGCAGGGAGAAATGGATAACCACCTGGGCTATACATCTAACGACCACGGCAGCAAGGATACAGACAATCGCCGCAATGGCTATATCGACAAGACCGTTCGAAGCAGTTTTGGTGAAATTCCCGTCAGCGTTCCTCGCGACAGGGATGGTTCCTTTGAGCCGCAGGCTATTCCTAAACGGTCAAAGGATATTACGGGTATTGAGGATAAAGTCTTGTCCATGTATGGACGTGGTATGAGCCAGCGTGATATATCCTCGACCATTGAAGACATTTATGGCTTCAGCCTGTCAGCGGAAAGTATCTCAAACATCACCGACCGTGTGCTAGAGGAAGCTGAAGTCTGGCAGAATCGGCCCCTCAAGCCCTTTTATCCCTTTATATTTGTAGACTGTCTTTACGTCCCTATACGGCAGGAGTACGAGACGAAAAACTGTGCCATCTACGTAATTCTCGGCTATGATTTGGATGGTATCAAGGATATCCTAGGCTTATGGATTAGCGACACCGAAGGCAAGCATAACTGGATGCAGATTTTTGACGAAATTAAGACACGCGGTGTTGAAGACGTGGCTTTCATCAGCATGGACGGTGTTTCCGGGCTGGAAGAAGGGGCCAAAGCAATTTTTCCACAGGTGGTGGTACAACGCTGCATTGTGCACCTTATCCGCAATTCCATTAAGTACATACCCTCCAAGGATTACAAAGGATTTACAGCCCAGCTTAAGAAGATTTATGGTGCTGTTAATCTCAAAGCGGCTATTGCCGAATTTGACCGATTTAAGGACGCTTGGAAACATTATCCTGGAGCAGTAGCCGTATGGGAGAGAAACTGGATACATGTGGAACAGCTTTTCAATTATGGTAGTGCCGTACGCCGTGTGATGTATACTACCAACGCCATTGAGAGCGTTAATTCCAGCTTTCGCAAAGTAACGAGAAAAGGGGCCTTTCCTCATGAAAATGCTGTTCGCAAGATTCTTTATCTGCGAATTCTGGAGCTATACAAAAAATGGCAGGGGCATCCCATTATGCGGTGGTCTATGGTACGGAACCAACTAGCTATTGATGGAAAAATTCAGGAAAGAATGCTAAAGTACGAGCAATTTTAA
- a CDS encoding ABC transporter permease, translating into MLENIWHYRQFIYSCVKREFQERYTGSVLGILWSVFQPLAMILVYTVIFSQVMKSKLHGMEGTPFAYSIYLCAGVLTWNLFNETLMNIVNVFFKNANLMKKVSFPRVCLPTITVLSSFSNFIIGFILFCLFLIIIGGFPYLHIPEVILVLAVQSVFTVGLGLGLAVLNVFFRDVGQMLGVITQFWFWFTPVVYPATIIPESLRWLLGFNPMYHIVKGYQDIFVYGQHVDYIALAGVLLLGLLLCIWSLKMYQRHVGELVDEL; encoded by the coding sequence ATGTTAGAAAATATTTGGCATTATCGGCAATTTATATACAGTTGTGTAAAACGTGAATTTCAGGAGAGGTATACGGGTTCAGTGCTGGGCATACTGTGGTCGGTCTTTCAGCCACTAGCCATGATACTTGTCTATACGGTTATCTTTTCGCAGGTGATGAAAAGCAAGCTGCATGGTATGGAAGGGACTCCGTTCGCCTACAGTATTTACTTGTGCGCAGGTGTACTCACGTGGAACCTCTTCAATGAAACTTTGATGAATATTGTCAATGTCTTCTTCAAGAACGCGAATCTGATGAAAAAGGTTTCTTTTCCACGGGTATGCTTGCCGACAATTACCGTGCTGTCGTCGTTTTCCAATTTCATTATCGGCTTTATTCTTTTTTGCCTGTTCCTGATTATTATTGGGGGATTCCCTTATCTGCATATCCCGGAAGTAATTTTAGTACTTGCGGTTCAGTCTGTTTTTACTGTAGGTCTGGGACTGGGACTGGCGGTGCTCAACGTGTTTTTCCGTGATGTGGGACAGATGCTGGGGGTAATTACGCAATTTTGGTTTTGGTTTACCCCAGTGGTTTATCCTGCGACCATCATTCCTGAATCTTTAAGATGGCTGTTGGGCTTCAATCCCATGTATCACATTGTGAAGGGATATCAGGATATCTTCGTATATGGTCAGCATGTTGATTATATAGCTTTGGCAGGCGTATTACTGCTTGGTTTGCTGTTATGCATATGGTCGCTGAAAATGTATCAAAGACACGTAGGAGAGCTGGTGGACGAATTATGA
- a CDS encoding ABC transporter ATP-binding protein, with the protein MSKENNSISIQHVGKCYKMYASRNDRLKEWLIPFSRKRHEEKWVLKDVNIEVAPGEAVGIIGMNGAGKSTLLKIITGTTVPTTGSVHFNGRVSALLELGLGFHPDFTGRQNVYMSGQLLGYTIDEINECMEQVEAFAEIGNAIDAPVRTYSSGMQVRLAFAVATMKRPDILIVDEALSVGDTYFQHKSFGRIKDFCAQGTTLLLVSHDIAAINAVCKTAVLLDHGSVLKKGSPSDVIEYYNAMLAGDASAENIEQEKIDNEHIKTSFGNHKARIESVKILNDRRNEASVFRVGEHINIRVEAIAETDLANMNCGIMIKNRLGESVFGINSSLMKQELKDLQAGEKIIFEFSCDLNLGEETYSLSVALHSGEDHLEACYEWQDLAYVFKVVNQDKYKFAGVVYMKTVLSIERNDNDVFIKKY; encoded by the coding sequence ATGAGTAAAGAGAATAACAGCATCAGCATCCAGCATGTGGGCAAGTGCTACAAAATGTATGCTTCCCGTAATGACCGCCTGAAGGAGTGGCTCATTCCCTTCTCCAGAAAACGGCATGAAGAAAAATGGGTGCTGAAAGATGTAAATATCGAAGTGGCTCCTGGTGAGGCCGTAGGCATTATAGGCATGAACGGCGCGGGGAAATCTACACTGCTGAAAATAATCACAGGTACCACAGTACCCACAACAGGCAGTGTTCACTTCAACGGCAGGGTGTCCGCGCTACTGGAACTGGGCTTAGGGTTCCATCCTGACTTCACCGGCAGACAGAATGTCTATATGTCAGGGCAACTGTTGGGCTATACCATTGATGAGATAAATGAATGTATGGAACAGGTAGAGGCATTTGCTGAGATTGGCAATGCCATCGATGCACCAGTCAGAACCTACTCAAGTGGTATGCAGGTAAGATTGGCTTTCGCTGTTGCTACCATGAAGCGTCCTGACATCCTGATTGTTGATGAGGCGTTGTCTGTAGGTGATACATATTTTCAACATAAAAGTTTTGGGCGGATTAAAGACTTTTGTGCTCAAGGGACGACTTTATTGCTGGTTTCCCATGATATTGCAGCTATAAATGCAGTATGCAAGACTGCTGTTTTATTGGATCATGGTTCTGTGCTAAAAAAAGGGAGTCCAAGTGATGTTATAGAGTATTATAATGCAATGCTGGCAGGAGATGCATCTGCAGAGAATATTGAACAAGAAAAAATAGATAACGAACACATTAAAACATCATTTGGTAATCATAAAGCCAGGATTGAAAGTGTCAAAATTCTTAATGATCGTAGAAATGAGGCTTCGGTATTCAGAGTAGGGGAGCATATTAACATCAGAGTAGAAGCAATTGCAGAGACAGATTTGGCCAATATGAATTGTGGGATTATGATAAAAAATCGATTAGGCGAATCTGTTTTCGGAATAAATAGTTCATTGATGAAGCAAGAACTTAAAGATTTGCAGGCTGGCGAGAAAATTATTTTCGAGTTTTCATGTGATCTGAATCTTGGAGAAGAAACATACAGTTTAAGTGTTGCACTGCACAGTGGTGAGGATCATCTTGAAGCTTGTTATGAGTGGCAAGATTTAGCATATGTTTTCAAGGTGGTAAATCAAGATAAATACAAATTTGCAGGAGTTGTTTATATGAAAACAGTTCTTTCTATAGAAAGGAATGATAATGATGTTTTTATTAAGAAATATTGA
- a CDS encoding GDP-mannose 4,6-dehydratase: MKVLITGAGGFVGSYLIDCLREHGHEPVALGLGGEEKLVAKNVPVYAVNILDEGSMTKALQKEQPDAVIHLAAISNVPKSWEIPDTTAEVNICGTIKLVKAMVAATPNAKLLVVGSSDEYGLTAKNGVPLTEDMPCQPQNPYSISKYCAEQMALQLGKKYGLKVICTRSFNHFGPGQAMGFAISDFVSQIVAIERGEQAPVLKVGDLSASRDFTYVTDVVEAYVKLIENDTIEGVFNVCSGKSVAIGEMLEMLKELSSKDIEVVKDESNFRIAEVHCFTGNNDKLVKITNWKPMMMMSNMLEKTLEGYRV, from the coding sequence ATGAAGGTTTTAATCACTGGTGCTGGTGGTTTCGTGGGCAGTTATCTTATTGACTGCCTGCGAGAGCACGGCCATGAACCCGTAGCATTAGGCCTTGGTGGCGAGGAAAAACTTGTCGCCAAGAATGTACCCGTCTATGCAGTAAATATCCTTGATGAAGGTAGTATGACAAAGGCACTACAAAAAGAGCAGCCCGATGCAGTAATCCATTTAGCTGCTATCAGCAATGTGCCTAAATCTTGGGAAATTCCTGACACAACCGCCGAGGTAAATATCTGTGGCACGATAAAGCTGGTAAAAGCCATGGTAGCAGCTACACCAAATGCTAAACTTCTAGTAGTAGGATCTAGTGACGAATACGGTCTAACTGCGAAAAACGGAGTTCCCTTGACCGAGGATATGCCCTGTCAACCACAGAATCCATATTCCATCAGTAAATATTGCGCTGAACAAATGGCATTGCAATTAGGGAAGAAATATGGATTAAAAGTAATTTGTACAAGATCATTTAATCATTTTGGTCCTGGGCAAGCTATGGGATTTGCAATTAGTGACTTTGTTAGCCAGATAGTTGCCATAGAGCGTGGAGAACAGGCCCCTGTCCTGAAAGTAGGTGACCTGTCAGCTAGCCGTGATTTTACGTATGTCACTGATGTGGTAGAAGCTTATGTGAAGTTGATTGAGAATGATACGATAGAAGGCGTGTTTAATGTCTGCTCAGGGAAATCGGTGGCTATTGGTGAAATGTTGGAGATGCTAAAGGAACTATCTTCAAAAGATATTGAAGTAGTAAAAGATGAGAGTAATTTCCGGATAGCGGAAGTACATTGTTTCACTGGGAACAATGATAAATTAGTGAAGATAACAAATTGGAAGCCGATGATGATGATGTCAAATATGCTTGAGAAAACATTGGAAGGATATAGAGTTTAA
- a CDS encoding FkbM family methyltransferase, with protein sequence MMFLLRNIEGLLGNIKSDLVEHRQMLQGICKKIEEAESMHINMHNFIKDIQCEQDYIKEELFLIRNKGEKIEKDLRRLSINLYNKDKCMERHQKKVFSMLTLKKVQGNYDFCRIGREYDGGYVMLNDFGNSGIAYSFGINDDVSWDKDMVSRGFDIYMYDPTIEKLPMISDKFHFFKVGLAGIDSTLPFPTMTLAEILVENKHVEKKDMILKIDIESFEWEALAVCDIGVLKKFRQIVIEMHNLNDPRFVDLILKSLTKLNETHQVVHLHANNYCTGVMAGKRFLPDVLEVTYLNKECYKFDEYKGDLPHPLDMPNDYECPDLYIGRDFID encoded by the coding sequence ATGATGTTTTTATTAAGAAATATTGAAGGATTACTAGGGAATATAAAAAGCGATTTAGTAGAGCATAGGCAGATGCTGCAAGGAATATGTAAGAAAATTGAAGAAGCGGAGTCTATGCATATTAATATGCATAATTTTATAAAAGATATACAGTGCGAACAGGATTATATCAAAGAGGAATTGTTTCTTATAAGAAACAAGGGGGAGAAAATAGAAAAGGATCTAAGGAGACTTTCTATCAATTTATATAATAAAGATAAATGCATGGAAAGACATCAGAAAAAAGTTTTTTCGATGCTGACATTGAAAAAAGTGCAAGGAAATTATGATTTTTGCAGAATAGGACGCGAGTATGATGGTGGCTATGTCATGCTAAATGATTTTGGAAATAGCGGGATTGCCTATAGCTTTGGTATAAATGATGATGTTTCTTGGGATAAAGATATGGTCAGTCGGGGATTTGATATCTACATGTATGATCCTACAATTGAAAAACTGCCGATGATTAGTGATAAATTTCATTTCTTCAAAGTAGGACTAGCAGGGATTGATAGTACTCTTCCATTTCCCACTATGACTTTGGCGGAAATACTTGTAGAAAATAAACATGTAGAAAAAAAGGATATGATACTCAAGATAGATATTGAAAGTTTTGAATGGGAAGCTCTTGCTGTTTGTGATATAGGAGTGTTGAAGAAGTTTCGCCAAATTGTAATTGAAATGCACAATTTAAACGATCCTAGATTTGTAGATCTTATCTTGAAAAGTTTGACTAAGCTAAATGAGACACATCAAGTTGTGCATCTTCACGCAAATAATTATTGCACTGGGGTCATGGCTGGCAAACGATTCTTACCAGATGTGTTGGAAGTAACTTATTTGAATAAAGAATGTTATAAGTTTGATGAGTATAAGGGCGATTTGCCACACCCGTTGGATATGCCTAATGATTATGAATGTCCAGATTTGTATATTGGCAGGGATTTTATTGATTGA
- a CDS encoding phosphomannomutase/phosphoglucomutase yields MSCCVNAFGAYDIRGIVPEEVNEELAYRIGKFFPVLFKAHKVVVGHDIRLSGPGLQKALTRGLTESGCDVIDIGQCGTEMIYFATAHLKLDGGIMITASHNPKEYNGMKFVRQEAKPISGDTGLRELEAQVAGGELPAMAETAGKVEKFDITEEYVKHILSYVDMSKLKPLKVVVNAGNGAAGPILDVMEKYLPFELVKVYHQPDGSFPNGVPNPLLPDNREATAKAVRESGADAGVAWDGDFDRCFMFDEQGNFIEGYYMVGFLAKAFLQKNAGEKIIYDPRLTWNTEEIVTANGGVPVISKSGHAFIKEKMRAENAIYGGEMSAHHYFRDFSYCDSGMIPWLLVLELLSQDEGKQLSELMQERMEMYPCSGEINSKVKDADEVLARIEAEYGPQGKVTRVDGLSVEFDNWRFNLRKSNTEPVIRLNVETRQDEALMQQKTDELLRKIRE; encoded by the coding sequence TTGAGTTGTTGTGTAAATGCCTTTGGTGCGTATGATATACGCGGTATTGTGCCGGAAGAAGTAAATGAGGAACTGGCGTATCGGATTGGTAAGTTCTTTCCGGTTTTGTTTAAGGCGCATAAGGTTGTGGTTGGTCATGATATCCGTCTTTCGGGACCAGGACTGCAGAAGGCTTTGACTCGTGGCTTGACGGAATCGGGCTGCGATGTCATTGACATCGGTCAGTGCGGTACGGAGATGATTTATTTTGCTACGGCTCATTTGAAGTTAGATGGCGGTATTATGATTACGGCCAGCCATAATCCGAAAGAGTACAACGGTATGAAGTTTGTACGGCAGGAGGCAAAGCCTATCTCCGGTGATACGGGGCTGAGGGAATTGGAAGCTCAGGTAGCAGGTGGTGAACTTCCGGCTATGGCAGAAACGGCTGGCAAGGTGGAGAAATTTGACATTACAGAGGAGTATGTGAAGCATATATTGTCCTATGTTGACATGTCAAAATTAAAGCCATTGAAGGTTGTTGTCAATGCTGGTAATGGCGCAGCAGGGCCAATTCTCGATGTGATGGAGAAGTACCTGCCTTTTGAATTGGTGAAAGTGTACCATCAGCCGGATGGCAGCTTCCCAAATGGTGTACCAAACCCACTGCTGCCGGATAATCGGGAGGCTACGGCCAAGGCTGTTCGGGAATCTGGTGCTGACGCCGGTGTAGCTTGGGACGGTGACTTTGACCGTTGCTTTATGTTTGACGAGCAAGGGAACTTCATCGAAGGTTATTATATGGTAGGTTTTCTGGCAAAGGCTTTCTTGCAGAAGAATGCCGGGGAGAAGATCATTTACGACCCGCGGCTTACTTGGAATACGGAGGAGATTGTTACTGCAAATGGCGGCGTGCCTGTGATTTCCAAGAGTGGCCATGCCTTTATCAAGGAGAAGATGCGGGCTGAGAATGCTATTTATGGTGGTGAGATGAGTGCTCATCATTATTTCCGGGATTTCTCCTACTGTGACAGCGGTATGATTCCCTGGTTGCTGGTGCTGGAGCTGCTTTCTCAGGACGAGGGCAAGCAATTGTCAGAGCTGATGCAGGAACGTATGGAGATGTATCCTTGTTCCGGGGAAATTAACAGCAAGGTCAAGGATGCAGATGAGGTGCTGGCGCGCATTGAGGCAGAATATGGCCCCCAGGGTAAAGTGACCAGAGTTGATGGTCTTTCTGTCGAATTTGATAACTGGCGATTTAACCTGCGTAAGTCCAATACGGAGCCGGTCATTCGCTTGAATGTGGAGACAAGACAGGATGAGGCATTGATGCAGCAGAAGACGGATGAGCTGCTGCGAAAAATTCGTGAATAA